The following are encoded together in the Monodelphis domestica isolate mMonDom1 chromosome 5, mMonDom1.pri, whole genome shotgun sequence genome:
- the CCT8L2 gene encoding T-complex protein 1 subunit theta-like 2, producing the protein MADPDPSAVNFPQLMNKEIKCLSKQEKSLLGSVAAIKTLAGILRSCYGPYGRLKYLVTSQGKTVCTGYAATILGALELEHPAAQLLREAAQTQAENSGDGTAFVVLLAGALLEQAEAMVRAGLPHSRVREAYAIATDEALKILPTLVVCSLDSLENPTWALRSAVYTHSLSHHEYLTNLVTQACRDSRDPDGSFHPERLAVCSVPGAGLGDSSLIPGLAVYGAPCGKITAILEKVKVALYSCPFGPVSPHTPAAAHLSSSEDLINHKEGEERLASRLVGQLAAVGINVVVVWGQINEICLLHADRHDIMVVQAKSRRQLVQLSHVMGITLLPFLIPPIVAGECVKVYTKEMALGLAVVFEWNYLFAPAITVILRGSTDEGLKGAEQAVRHAINTYTQLSQDPRLLPGAGATELALAKELSELGSQLEGPNGPGILAFARALRSLPVILAENAGVPGADILAQLQGHHQAGNTVMGVGDEGTINATQEGVFDPLTVKTQGIRVAADVVLELVTVDDILIAKKSGEFINPKDRDSESDNLKQHPTSLNNN; encoded by the coding sequence ATGGCAGATCCAGACCCCTCAGCAGTAAATTTCCCACAGCTAATGAATAAGGAGATAAAATGTCTGAGCAAACAAGAGAAATCCTTGCTGGGCAGTGTAGCTGCAATCAAGACCTTGGCTGGTATTCTCCGTAGCTGCTATGGCCCTTATGGCAGGCTAAAGTACCTGGTGACATCTCAAGGAAAAACTGTCTGTACAGGATATGCAGCAACAATTCTTGGAGCTTTGGAACTAGAACACCCAGCAGCTCAACTGCTCCGGGAAGCAGCCCAGACCCAAGCTGAGAATAGTGGGGATGGCACAGCCTTTGTTGTTCTTCTGGCCGGGGCCTTGCTTGAACAGGCTGAAGCCATGGTGAGAGCTGGTCTACCCCACTCTCGTGTCCGTGAAGCCTATGCTATTGCAACTGATGAAGCCCTGAAGATACTGCCTACCTTGGTTGTTTGTTCCCTAGATTCTTTGGAAAATCCAACTTGGGCCCTCCGCTCTGCAGTGTATACCCACTCTCTCTCCCACCATGAGTATTTGACAAACTTGGTGACCCAGGCATGTCGTGATTCTAGGGATCCTGATGGAAGCTTTCATCCTGAACGCTTGGCAGTATGCTCAGTGCCTGGGGCAGGTCTGGGTGACTCAAGCCTGATACCAGGATTGGCAGTGTATGGTGCACCCTGTGGGAAAATTACAGCTATACTTGAAAAAGTCAAGGTGGCACTATATTCTTGCCCCTTTGGCCCTGTTAGCCCCCATACACCTGCTGCTGCTCATCTCAGTTCCTCTGAAGACTTAATTAACcacaaggaaggagaggagagattgGCATCAAGGCTAGTGGGCCAGCTTGCAGCTGTAGGTATCAATGTGGTGGTGGTATGGGGACAAATAAATGAGATTTGTCTACTGCATGCTGATCGGCATGACATCATGGTCGTGCAAGCAAAGTCCAGGAGGCAGTTAGTCCAGCTGAGCCATGTCATGGGTATAACTTTGCTGCCTTTCTTGATACCTCCCATTGTAGCAGGGGAATGTGTTAAAGTATATACAAAGGAAATGGCCCTGGGATTGGCTGTAGTGTTTGAATGGAATTACTTATTTGCACCTGCTATCACTGTGATCCTTCGGGGATCCACGGATGAAGGACTAAAGGGAGCAGAACAAGCTGTTCGTCATGCCATAAATACCTATACACAGCTGAGTCAGGACCCTCGCTTGCTACCAGGAGCTGGGGCAACAGAGTTGGCTCTAGCTAAAGAACTTTCAGAACTGGGAAGCCAATTAGAGGGGCCCAATGGCCCTGGAATCCTTGCATTTGCCAGGGCTCTTAGGTCACTTCCTGTAATCCTAGCAGAGAATGCAGGTGTGCCAGGGGCAGATATATTGGCACAACTTCAGGGACACCACCAGGCTGGGAACACTGTTATGGGAGTGGGGGATGAAGGGACAATAAATGCGACCCAGGAAGGAGTATTTGACCCCTTGACTGTCAAGACCCAGGGAATACGGGTGGCAGCTGATGTGGTATTGGAACTAGTGACTGTAGATGATATCCTGATTGCCAAGAAAAGTGGGGAGTTTATCAACCCAAAGGACAGGGATTCTGAATCAGATAATCTAAAACAACACCCAACCTCCCTCAATAACAACTAA